Proteins from a single region of Gaiellales bacterium:
- the rpsQ gene encoding 30S ribosomal protein S17 produces the protein MSAAEQTQRGRRKERRGVVVSDAMDKTVVVRVDVVKPHPKYHKMLRRSIKLHAHDEANSSKVGDVVRLVETRPLSRTKRWRVAEIVEVAK, from the coding sequence GTGAGCGCCGCCGAGCAGACTCAGCGCGGCCGCCGCAAGGAGCGCCGCGGCGTGGTCGTCTCCGACGCGATGGACAAGACCGTCGTCGTCCGGGTCGACGTCGTGAAGCCGCACCCGAAGTACCACAAGATGCTGCGCCGCTCGATCAAGCTGCACGCGCACGACGAGGCCAACAGCTCGAAGGTCGGCGACGTCGTCCGCCTGGTCGAGACCCGGCCCCTGTCGCGCACGAAGCGCTGGCGGGTCGCGGAGATCGTCGAGGTGGCGAAGTGA